The DNA window TGTGTGTTTACCTACTTGCTGGTGGGTTTTAGATCTCTTCGTAAATTTAGAGTAATTTAGGATATCGTTGTACCAAAAAAGAAATGTCCTTCCATTCAATCAATCTCTCTCTGTGGTGTTTCGTGTGTGAGGACACATGCTTATTCTCAGTGGTATTCTAATTTGTTTAGTTGGCTATAGAATAAGTTCTTTTTTAATCAATTATCCTGAAATTAACTGTCCAACAAGTGATGTATGAAAAGAATTGGTGTATTATTTTATATGGAATGACATGAAGACTGAATTGGAGTTATGTAATTTGTGATTTTTGTTGTTCGTCTTGCTgagatttttgttaattttgtaccaCTCTGTGTTGCAGCGGTATCACGATTGCCACCCAACAGACCCAATTGGCTGTAGTTCAATTACTGTTCTTGGAAGGAGGTAAAGCTATTATCTTTTTGTACAAAgtgttggttttttttatttggctgatatattttgtgtttttttatcTGTTGGTTTAGCCTATGTCGAATTCCGCTATGTCTTAATGTTCACGTATGCCTTATAAGTGGTGATTTGTTCAGTGTGACTGTCTATAACATTACATGGTGTTCACACGCCATCATTTTGTTATTGGTATTGTGTATTCGTTGTTGGGTTTCATTCCGCTTTGATAGTGTTTAATAGATAACACTAAAATTCTGCCAATTATGTTGGTTCACCATAAGTTCTATGCTTTACAATAAACTGAACACTTGCAGTAAAAATGTTGATTATCTTACATAATTGCAGTGGATTCATGGGTATGCATCGTGTGTGTTCAATACAGAgagtttgtttcttttttgtttttctttgaggCACAAAAAAGGCAATttgctttgcctttttttttcttttttcttttctctttcactTTTTATTGGTTCAAATAATAAAGTTACGATTGAAAATACCTTATTttgattattcttcatcaaactTAACCATGTCAACCCCTCTATTGCTTTTACAATATAAGGTACGTTAGTAGAAGGAGTTTTGCCctctttttctcatttttaaaCACGTAAGAAGATAATGtctttgtgttttttctttttttcaatagCTTTGCACTGAAtggtgttttttcttttttttactttgttttgcacTCAAAGGAAAAGAGTGGCTCAGTGATTTGGTTAGCGTTTGAACGCTTATAGGGATCAAATATAGAGTCAAGGGATTTCAATGCAGTGTTTTGGTTTGCTATTAGGTTTAGTTGAAATAGTATTTCTCTTTATCACTGCTGTTTTCTCATTTAGCTACCAGTCTGTTTCTGTTTATCCCAATTTTAATATGTATTTAGAATTGTTGGATTAAAAGGGGTTTCTgatttgttaaaaaacatgaatCAAATGACTCCAATTTGTTAAAGTTTTCTGGTTTTGGTTTCtattgaaaacataaaaaactgAGAGGGAAATTTCGATATAAAGTATTAAGTTTAATtgtgatttaaatttttttttatgctgtTGGTGGATGAACCCATGTGTTGGTCGAATTGATggatgtaaaaaataaatatggcaAGGTGTAAATAGTTGAGGTTTATGGTATTTTGCAACTTTTCAGTTGGTTTGTTAATGTATGTGCTGTTGTAATCTGTTTCTGCATTTCTTTTAGATTATTAATCTGTTTCTACAtttctttgttgatgatttctaTTATTACCAATTGTCCATCTTTGCCAAGTAGGTTTTTGTGAAGAGTTATTATGATTAACTTCATTTCTACAATTTTTGTCTTCTATTATTTTCTATTATGTAATTAAAATATCATGTCCTGCTGAAAAAATGATGTCACTGTTGATGACCCGCAACATCGCGCGGGCATTACTGCTAGTGTGTTTCTGTACATTTGGTTTTCCTGTGTCTTTACTTCATGGCACAAGAATATATTCACTTTTATTAGTCCAAGTGGTGATTCGTTTCAAATGCAAGAAATGATTAGTTtctaatgttatatttttatggtTCAAAAAGTGTATAGATGTCGCAGTTGATCACTCGTCGTCGGAGTGTGACCAATGCGTCTCCCGCATTGTCAGCATCTACTGCTCCACCCATGAGTGCTCCATTGATTCAAGAGCCTACACCCCTTGCTGAGGCTACTTCTACGGCGTCTCAGGTGCCCGTCTCATCGACATCATCAGTGTCGGTTCAGCCGCTCAGTGCACGGCGGCCTCACCGGCGCCGCCGAGAGCCGGAGCCTTCTGATCACACTTCCTCGGCATCCAGAGTCGAGGGTGAGGCCTCCCAGCCAGGTACATTTTTTTCTAATTCTCACtatgttgtatttttttttcattttaaaactattatttttatgatgGTGAAAATAAGTTGGATTGTGAAAATGTGTTGCAAGTTGTGAATTActgttattttattgttttaaggTTTTGGGAAATGCTATATTATTATGGGAGGTTGTGTCGAATTTTTTGTACAAATTTAAGCTTAGGGTTTTCACCATTTAAGTATTTTTGGCTAGCTAAAAAAAACACCAGGGGGCCAAGTCGAATGCTGAAGCAGAAACAGAACGTACGTCAGACCGGCACCAAGATCAAGATTGTGTATGACCCGCGACATCGTGGAGCGTCTACCTCACAGCAGAATAGCTCCATCGTTAGTAGCTGTGGTGCTGTTATTCGAGACAATTGTCCTTTTCAGTGGCAGTCTTGGGCAGAAATTCCCGAGGACAAGAAGGAACTGGTGCGACACGAGTTGTCggttagtatattaatttttagcctttatcattttttttaattttgtttacaaatattaaaaaccaaaatatattatctttaatattattaaatttcttactattattttattatttttcatattcGTAGTTCATTTATGATCTTGATGACGCATCCCCCGAGGTCATGGCCTACTTAGAGGGGACCTTAGCAAGCCGGTACAAAAATTGGAAGCACAATTTTCACAATCATTTTAAGATATGGGATAATCTGGAGATTGCTCGCTTACATGTTCCAAGCGAATTGAATGACCGGCCAGAGGATTGGGAGTGGCTCTGCAAGCATTTTACGAACCCAAACTTTGTGGTATGtgcataatattttaataaaaatttattattgttttagtaatttttaaagctttttttattaatttatttcaaaTAGTTGCACTAACATGTATATTGTGTGTTTAACAGAAGAAATCTGTTGCTGGCCAGATAGCTCGAGAGTCAAAGACACTTCTCCACCATTCTGGTTCGAAGCCCTTTTCGTATAGGCTTGAGGAACGACGTCAGGTAATACTATATTAACTTtgaaattttatacaatttatttattattattaataaaattttcttaatgttttttttcttcaggagGGTTCTAAGTTCCCAGCGATCGACATGTTCAAGGACGTTTACGTTCGACCTGGTAATGAAATCGCTGGGCAGTTTTATGTAAGTAtatgtaattattattattcttatatgtatgaatcgttcaaatattatttatattttgttattaaacattatatgttttttctttattattacagGATACTATGGTGGAAAAGAGCACTGCTGTTCTCCAAGAAGCAGCATCGCAGCTTCCCCCGGAGACTTCGATCGAGGATGTCATGGTACCAGAGGATGTAGGTTTTCAGATCATGACTGAAGTCCTGGATGAGAACCTTGGTCGTCGTCATGGCCAGGTTGTTCGGGGTATGGGGAAATCACGGGTTCGTGAGACGGGTGCCTCTTCTTCCAGATTGAACACATCATTGATGGATGAAGTGACAACCTTAAGGGGTAAGCTTGCGATCCAGGAAGAGCAGATGAGGGTCCAAGGCGAGCAGATGAAGGAGCAGATGAGGGCCCAGGGCGAGCAGATGAGGGCCCAGGGCGAGCAGATGGAAGCGCAGCTGAGGGTCCAGAGCGAGGAGGTGAGGACCTATGCTGCAACGGTGAGAGACCTTGTACGAGCCATACAGACTGCCGGCCTACAAGTCTCGCTACCAGCACCTCATCTTGATCCACCTTCGATCTCAGAGCCACCTCACCCTCCCGATACTCAGTAGCTTGATGTTTTAAACCTAGTTCACttgtacttttttcttttttgtttggacatcttgtatgtatatatttttatatattttataaataaatacttttgcttggttaattaattattctttacaatatttatcaaaaattaaaaaaaaaaaaattagttttgaccaaaacatttaaaaaaaaaagaaaagggtttgcgcgacgtaggtcgCGTCACGCAAGGAAACTTTGCACGACATAGGCCCTACGTCGAGCAAAGTGGCCTTGCGCGATGCAGGACCTAGGTCGTGCAAAGTTTCCTTGCGCGACGCAGggcctacgtcgtgcaaagtggccttgcgcgacgcaggacctacgtcgtgcaaagtttcCTTGCGTGACGCAGGTTATACCTTGGTCGAGCAAACTCTAGCGTTACCGACTTGGCGCGACGGGTTTTGCACGACGAAGGtacgtcgcgcaaacccttGCGCAACGACTTtggactttgcacgacgaaggtacctacgtcgcgcaaagtatttTTTGTACTAGTGGGACCACCAGAGTCATTTGCCACCATGGTAGACATAAATTGAGATGGCACATTACTGTCAACAATCAATTCTTCAGCAAGAAGTTGCACACTGAATTCTTGGAGAGAAATAACACTCTCACGACCCCTAATAACACTTCGAAAAGTATTAAACTCAGGAGGAAGACCATTGAGTGCTAAAATAACAATATCCTCATCTGCAAAGATCACTCCAGCAGCCAAAAAGTAATCCCGAGCTTCCTTAATTCTTTGGAGATATCGAGACACTGAATCAGCCCCTTTCTTAATGGTTTGAAGATTCGACTTGAGCTGAAATATATTAGTTTTAGATACAGCAGAGAATTGTTCCTTTAACCGGGTCCAAAGATCACAGGCACTTGTGCTTTCAATAGCACAGGAGATCGCAACAGGAGACAAAGTTGCAGTAATCAATTGCATAAGAGCACGATGGAGTGGAAGATGTCTCAGCACCAACACCAGAAGCATTAGACGAACCAGTAAGATAACGAGATGGACAAGGagtgaagccatcaacaaaacccATAATATTGTGCCCCTCAAGCAATAATTGCATTTGAAATTGCCAATTCAAGTAATTAGAATCATCAAGCTTAACATTCACAGATGTAGAAATCATAGAGATAAGACCAGTAATAGGTGATTGAAGGAGTTGTAATTGAGAAACAGTAACCATCGTTGTATACTTGAGATGAAAAATCAACAGAGGAAATATCATAAACACCTGGTGTGCACAATCTTGAATTCGCAGGAAAAAAAGAGAATAAGAAAActagaaaccctagaaatcacAGAATAAGAGAATACCAAAAGTCAACCAAGACGCAACAATGTACCGTCGTCGAGAAACAGAAAGGATGATAAATCAAGAGATCAAGCGGAAGCAGCCGAAGAATCGAAGAAAATAGCGTGAGCATCAGtggcgattgataccatgttaataCAGAAAATGAAGAGATCAAGAGAGAATAACAGAGCTTCAAGAACTAGAGAGGGaaagatttagagagagagaaaactaTCGAATCTTTATTATTTCTGTTTTGCTTAATCTCAAATCTATTACAATGATGTATTTATAGAGAGAACACATTCTCTAACAACTTAACTAACTAAGAATTATAATCTTGTGACAGATGGCACAATCTTAGCCACTGTCTATATCTATATCCTTACAGCCTTAACTATCATATCTCTATTCTCTCTTGATGTCGTTTCTCTTTGCCTCTCGCTCTTTCCTTCTCTCACAGTtgccactttctctctctagatttctGCTATTGAGTTTGATTACTTACtcagttctctctctcccccccccatCTGTCACTCCCCTACTCACATCGTTCTAAGTCTATTGAGATCGATCAATTCCTCAGTCATGGCTCTCTCTTAcagtactttttattttttggtgtaTTGTCTGTTTTCTGTCAATGAAAGTTCATTTCCAACAGGCGAATCCCTTATGAATAAAATATTCATTCCTTTCATGGAGGGAATTAGGCTTGGCAAACGGATTGTGTTCatatcgttttcgtgtaacacctgttatcttaatgggtcgtgtcgtgtcacacccatTATCTTAACGGATCCTTAACAGGTGTAAAGTGACCCGatccgttatgacccgttaagaaaaatatttttttttcttaaatttgcatataccacacattgccacgtaaatattacttcaaaacattaaaacacatttgtcgttcaAGTACACTatatctacactcgaaaataagagcctaataaacaaacatttgtacactactagtctattacaaaatattaaatgtgcaaggatatgcaaaatgaaaaagtttttgttttcaaggttatGAATCATTTCTCAAatgtttaaaccttgccaatggaactcaaagcttgcatgttattccttttacaaaatccttaaTTTTCATCtatcatcatgacataagattttgtggtatctactagtgtaaatattttaaattgaagatcgaattcattcattatattcatgtAGGGAcaaggagtgtagatgtaaaaaaatcatcaaaattggagtcaaaataaccgttaaatcgtgatttttcgttgatagccgttgaaaagttttgtcccttaacttgatctctgaatgtttattttttgcaatttttggcgtatgtggtcttgaagcatatacaaacaagtttgacggttggatcattgaaaatagtttcgtagaatgcgtatcacatcaaaacgatagatttactaacacttaaagtttatttatactttcattaggTA is part of the Malus domestica chromosome 12, GDT2T_hap1 genome and encodes:
- the LOC139189903 gene encoding uncharacterized protein, giving the protein MVTVSQLQLLQSPITGLISMISTSVNVKLDDSNYLNWQFQMQLLLEGHNIMGFVDGFTPCPSRYLTGSSNASGVGAETSSTPSCSYAIDYCNFLKSNLQTIKKGADSVSRYLQRIKEARDYFLAAGVIFADEDIVILALNGLPPEFNTFRSVIRGRESVISLQEFSVQLLAEELIVDSNVPSQFMSTMVANDSGGPTSTKNTLRDVGTFVVQSPKSLRKGLRDVPSSCKTRRAKSVTLEFARPRYNLRHARKLCTT